From a single Pecten maximus unplaced genomic scaffold, xPecMax1.1, whole genome shotgun sequence genomic region:
- the LOC117320935 gene encoding uncharacterized protein LOC117320935, producing the protein MSLTQEELHMISVLSKSGKFKITPLVQLPSSTPYKKEPDFEEFTDTEDESELPGIGNNLQKGALVPNRDVGHLSGSVNEGRDHYAVQGVPKIPPFSGEDLKGDVTFGEWRYEVRCLQHDPDISQNLLMQAIRRSLKGVARRMLRSLGETATVGDILEKLDTLFGDVSTNGMIMQEFFSCYQLKDESVTNFGCRLENMLQVAIEGGYLDRAAKGELLRHKFWTSLSSTELKSQTL; encoded by the coding sequence ATGTCTCTGACACAAGAGGAGTTGCACATGATCAGTGTATTGAGTAAGAGTGGAAAGTTCAAAATAACTCCATTAGTCCAGTTACCCTCTAGTACTCCTTATAAGAAAGAACCAGATTTCGAGGAATTCACTGATACAGAAGATGAGAGTGAACTTCCAGGAATAGGTAACAACCTTCAAAAAGGTGCTTTGGTACCAAATAGGGATGTAGGACACTTGTCTGGTAGTGTGAATGAGGGTCGTGATCATTATGCTGTTCAAGGAGTTCCCAAGATACCACCTTTCTCTGGTGAGGATCTTAAAGGGGATGTGACCTTTGGGGAGTGGCGATATGAGGTACGCTGTCTCCAGCATGATCCAGATATTTCTCAGAACCTACTCATGCAGGCTATCAGGAGATCATTAAAAGGGGTTGCTAGGCGGATGCTTAGGTCTTTGGGAGAGACAGCCACTGTAGGAGATATTTTAGAAAAATTGGATACTTTGTTTGGTGATGTGTCTACAAATGGAATGATAATGCAGGAGTTTTTCAGTTGTTATCAATTGAAGGATGAGAGTGTTACCAATTTTGGGTGTCGGTTAGAAAACATGCTTCAGGTAGCAATTGAGGGTGGTTATTTAGATCGAGCTGCCAAGGGAGAGCTACTCCGGCACAAGTTTTGGACATCTTTGTCCTCAACAGAGCTCAAAAGCCAGACTCTTTAA